In a single window of the Coregonus clupeaformis isolate EN_2021a chromosome 10, ASM2061545v1, whole genome shotgun sequence genome:
- the LOC121575870 gene encoding U3 small nucleolar RNA-interacting protein 2 isoform X2 gives MSSFFIKKKGPPKVFKKNENSAGSKRKNDGDTGNKLKKKLNSKHNEEISSDSETEGPSLHRKRRANVEEEFDETPQEKKLRLAKLYLDQLRDEEEKKAEEESFEMDLIAGRLQEEVLEQKGQLQRMVAKDLLPPDVSEIRLLRGHKLPVTCLVISPDDKHIFSAAKDCSIIKWDVESGKRLHTIAGGRKGTEDRHVGHTAHVLCMSISSDGKYLATGDMNKLIMIWEAATCKHLYKFTGHRGPVSGLSFRRGTHDLYSASHDRSIKVWNVDENAYVETLFGHQDVITGLDSGSRERCVTAGGRDRTVRVWKIAEESQLVFHGHEGSIDCIQLINEEHMITGADDGSVSLWSVNKKKPLSTVKAAHGRHGDSGLEQPYWVAAVAALQNSDTVASGSHNSKVQLWGCGQGFRHLEPLFSIPVTGFVNSLKFSSSGKFLVAGVGQEHRLGRWWRLKEAKNGLYIIPLKRQQPEQEEVNGEENGE, from the exons ATGTCGTCTTTCTTTATAAAGAAAAAAGGACCTCCAAAGGTTTTCAAAAAGAACGAGAATTCAGCCGGTTCAAAACGAAAG AATGATGGAGACACAGGAAACAAACTCAAGAAAAAACTAAATTCAAAGCACAATGAAGAAATCTCCAGTGACTCTGAAACAGAAGG CCCTTCACTGCACAGAAAAAGGAGGGCCAATGTCGAAGAAGAGTTTGATGAGACCCCACAGGAGAAAAAACTACGATTAGCTAAACTATACCTCGACCAATTGAGGGATGAGG AAGAAAAGAAGGCAGAGGAGGAGTCTTTTGAGATGGACCTGATTGCTGGAAGACTTCAAGAAGAAGTG CTTGAGCAGAAAGGACAGCTCCAACGGATGGTTGCAAAAGAT CTCCTGCCACCAGATGTGTCAGAGATTCGTCTGTTGAGGGGCCACAAGCTGCCAGTCACCTGTCTGGTCATCTCTCCTGATGACAAACACATATTTTCCGCTGCCAAAGACTGCTCAATCATCAAAT GGGATGTTGAGAGTGGTAAGAGACTGCATACGATAGCTGGTGGGAGGAAAGGAACAGAGGATCGCCATGTGGGACATACGGCCCATGTCCTATGTATGTCTATATCATCGGACGGCAAGTACCTGGCTACTGGAGACATGAATAAGTTGATCATGATCTGGGAGGCAGCAACATGTAAACATCTATACAAGTTCACAGGACATAGAGGCCCGGTATCG ggcctttccttcaggagggGCACCCATGACTTGTACAGTGCCTCTCATGACCGCTCCATCAAGGTGTGGAACGTGGATGAAAATGCCTATGTGGAAACACT GTTTGGTCACCAGGATGTGATCACAGGGCTGGACAGTGGGAGTCGGGAGCGCTGTGTGACTGCAGGGGGGAGAGACCGCACTGTGAGGGTGTGGAAGATCGCTGAGGAGTCCCAGCTAGTGTTTCATGGCCATGA GGGTTCCATCGACTGTATCCAGCTCATTAACGAAGAACACATGATAACAGGCGCTGATGATGG CTCTGTCTCCCTGTGGAGTGTGAACAAGAAGAAGCCCCTTAGCACGGTGAAGGCAGCCCACGGTCGGCATGGCGACTCGGGGCTGGAGCAGCCCTACTGGGTAGCGGCCGTGGCGGCTCTGCAGAACTCTGACACCGTAGCCTCAG GTTCCCACAACTCTAAGGTGCAGCTGTGGGGATGTGGTCAGGGGTTCCGTCATCTGGAGCCTCTCTTCAGCATCCCTGTG ACTGGTTTTGTCAACAGTCTAAAGTTCTCCAGTTCTGGGAAGTTCCTGGTGGCAGGAGTGGGACAGGAGCACAG GCTTGGTCGCTGGTGGAGATTGAAGGAAGCGAAGAACGGACTTTACATTATTCCTCTGAAAAGACAACAGCCAGAGCAGGAAGAGGTGAATGGAGAAGAAAATGGGGAGTAG
- the LOC121575870 gene encoding U3 small nucleolar RNA-interacting protein 2 isoform X1 — translation MSSFFIKKKGPPKVFKKNENSAGSKRKNDGDTGNKLKKKLNSKHNEEISSDSETEGPSLHRKRRANVEEEFDETPQEKKLRLAKLYLDQLRDEEEKKAEEESFEMDLIAGRLQEEVLEQKGQLQRMVAKDLLPPDVSEIRLLRGHKLPVTCLVISPDDKHIFSAAKDCSIIKWDVESGKRLHTIAGGRKGTEDRHVGHTAHVLCMSISSDGKYLATGDMNKLIMIWEAATCKHLYKFTGHRGPVSGLSFRRGTHDLYSASHDRSIKVWNVDENAYVETLFGHQDVITGLDSGSRERCVTAGGRDRTVRVWKIAEESQLVFHGHEGSIDCIQLINEEHMITGADDGSVSLWSVNKKKPLSTVKAAHGRHGDSGLEQPYWVAAVAALQNSDTVASGTNGCSHNSKVQLWGCGQGFRHLEPLFSIPVTGFVNSLKFSSSGKFLVAGVGQEHRLGRWWRLKEAKNGLYIIPLKRQQPEQEEVNGEENGE, via the exons ATGTCGTCTTTCTTTATAAAGAAAAAAGGACCTCCAAAGGTTTTCAAAAAGAACGAGAATTCAGCCGGTTCAAAACGAAAG AATGATGGAGACACAGGAAACAAACTCAAGAAAAAACTAAATTCAAAGCACAATGAAGAAATCTCCAGTGACTCTGAAACAGAAGG CCCTTCACTGCACAGAAAAAGGAGGGCCAATGTCGAAGAAGAGTTTGATGAGACCCCACAGGAGAAAAAACTACGATTAGCTAAACTATACCTCGACCAATTGAGGGATGAGG AAGAAAAGAAGGCAGAGGAGGAGTCTTTTGAGATGGACCTGATTGCTGGAAGACTTCAAGAAGAAGTG CTTGAGCAGAAAGGACAGCTCCAACGGATGGTTGCAAAAGAT CTCCTGCCACCAGATGTGTCAGAGATTCGTCTGTTGAGGGGCCACAAGCTGCCAGTCACCTGTCTGGTCATCTCTCCTGATGACAAACACATATTTTCCGCTGCCAAAGACTGCTCAATCATCAAAT GGGATGTTGAGAGTGGTAAGAGACTGCATACGATAGCTGGTGGGAGGAAAGGAACAGAGGATCGCCATGTGGGACATACGGCCCATGTCCTATGTATGTCTATATCATCGGACGGCAAGTACCTGGCTACTGGAGACATGAATAAGTTGATCATGATCTGGGAGGCAGCAACATGTAAACATCTATACAAGTTCACAGGACATAGAGGCCCGGTATCG ggcctttccttcaggagggGCACCCATGACTTGTACAGTGCCTCTCATGACCGCTCCATCAAGGTGTGGAACGTGGATGAAAATGCCTATGTGGAAACACT GTTTGGTCACCAGGATGTGATCACAGGGCTGGACAGTGGGAGTCGGGAGCGCTGTGTGACTGCAGGGGGGAGAGACCGCACTGTGAGGGTGTGGAAGATCGCTGAGGAGTCCCAGCTAGTGTTTCATGGCCATGA GGGTTCCATCGACTGTATCCAGCTCATTAACGAAGAACACATGATAACAGGCGCTGATGATGG CTCTGTCTCCCTGTGGAGTGTGAACAAGAAGAAGCCCCTTAGCACGGTGAAGGCAGCCCACGGTCGGCATGGCGACTCGGGGCTGGAGCAGCCCTACTGGGTAGCGGCCGTGGCGGCTCTGCAGAACTCTGACACCGTAGCCTCAGGTACCAACGGCT GTTCCCACAACTCTAAGGTGCAGCTGTGGGGATGTGGTCAGGGGTTCCGTCATCTGGAGCCTCTCTTCAGCATCCCTGTG ACTGGTTTTGTCAACAGTCTAAAGTTCTCCAGTTCTGGGAAGTTCCTGGTGGCAGGAGTGGGACAGGAGCACAG GCTTGGTCGCTGGTGGAGATTGAAGGAAGCGAAGAACGGACTTTACATTATTCCTCTGAAAAGACAACAGCCAGAGCAGGAAGAGGTGAATGGAGAAGAAAATGGGGAGTAG